The following proteins come from a genomic window of Rattus norvegicus strain BN/NHsdMcwi chromosome 8, GRCr8, whole genome shotgun sequence:
- the Robo3 gene encoding roundabout homolog 3 isoform X1: MLRYLLKTLLQMNLFADSLAGDITNSSELLFGFNSSLAALNPSLLPPGDPSLNVALPGHFELPPSPGSRVGPEDAMPRIVEQPPDLLVSRGEPATLPCRAEGRPRPNIEWYKNGARVATAREDPRAHRLLLPSGALFFPRIVHGRRSRPDEGVYTCVARNYLGAAASRNASLEVAVLRDDFRQSPGNVVVAVGEPAVMECVPPKGHPEPLVTWKKGNTKLKEEEGRITIRGGKLMMSHTFKSDAGMYMCVASNMAGERESGAAELVVLERPSFLRRPINQVVLADAPVNFLCEVQGDPQPNLRWRKDDGELPTGRYEIRSDHSLWIEQVSAEDEGTYTCVAENSVGRAEASGSLSVHVPPQFVTKPQNQTAAPGENVSFQCETKGNPPPAIFWQKEGSQVLLFPSQSLQPMGRLLVSPRGQLNITEVKIGDGGYYVCQAVSVAGSILAKALLEIKGASIDGLPPIILQGPANQTLVLGSSVWLPCRVIGNPQPNVQWKKDETWLQGDNSQFNLMDNGTLYIASVQEMDMGFYSCVAKSSIGEATWNSWLRKREHWGASPGPATEPGNPPGPPSQPIVTEVTTNSITLTWKPNPQSGARATSYVIEAFSQAAGNTWRTVADGVQLETHTVSGLQPNTIYLFLVRAVGAWGLSEPSPVSEPVQTQDSSLSRPVEDPWKGQQGLAEVAVRMQEPIVLGPRTLQVSWTVEGPGQLVQGFRVSWRIAGLDQGSWTALDVQSPHKQSTVLRGLPPGSQIQIKVQVQGQEGLGAESPSVTRSIPEEAPSGPPQGVAVALGGDRNSSITVSWEPPLPSQQNGVITEYQIWCLGNESRFHLNRSAAGWARSVMFRGLLPGLLYRAIVAAATSAGVGVASAPVLVQLPFPPVAEPGPEVSEGLAERLSRVLRKPAFLAGSSAACGALLLGLCAALYRRQKQRKELSHYTASFAYTPAVSFPHSEGLSGSSSRPPMGLGPAAYPWLADSWPHPSRSPSAQEPRGSCCPSNPDPDDRYYNEAGISLYLAQTARGANAPGEGPVYSTIDPVGEELQTFHGGFPQHSSGDPSTWSQYAPPEWSEGDSGARGGKGKLLGKPVQMPSLSWPEALPPPPPSCELSCPEGPEEELKGSSDLEEWCPPMPEKKHLIDSRSSGACMVAPARGETPSPTSSYGQQSTATLTPSPPDPPQPPSDIPHLHQMPRRVPLGPSSPLSVSQPALSSHDGRPVGLGAGPIVSYHPSPSPVPSTASSAPGRTRQVTGEMTPPLHGHRARIRKKTKALPHRREHSPGDLPPPPLPPPEEETSWPLGLRAAGSMSSLEREHSGERRVAQAVPLGAQPPGAQRGPHPDAALLGCAAEEAWLPYGRPSFLSHGQGTSTCSTAGSNSSRGSNSSRGSRGSRGPGRSRSRSQSQSQRPGRNRRQEPR; this comes from the exons ATGCTGCGCTACCTGCTTAAAACACTACTACAGATGAACTTGTTCGCGGACTCCCTGGCGGGAGACATCACCAACTCCAGCGAGCTACTCTTCGGTTTCAACTCCTCGCTGGCAGCGCTCAACCCTAGCCTGCTTCCTCCTGGAGACCCCTCTCTCAATG ttgcCTTGCCTGGGCACTTTGAGTTACCTCCTTCTCCAGGGTCAAGAGTTGGACCCGAGGATGCCATGCCACGCATCGTGGAGCAGCCGCCAGATCTGCTCGTTTCCAGGGGCGAGCCGGCCACTCTGCCCTGCCGTGCTGAAGGCCGGCCTCGACCCAACATCGAGTGGTACAAGAATGGGGCGCGCGTGGCCACTGCACGCGAGGATCCGCGGGCTCACCGCCTGCTGCTGCCCAGCGGCGCCCTCTTCTTTCCCCGCATCGTGCACGGGCGTCGCTCTCGGCCTGACGAGGGTGTCTACACCTGTGTGGCTCGCAACTACCTGGGAGCAGCGGCTAGCAGAAACGCCTCTCTGGAAGTAGCTG TCCTCCGAGACGATTTCCGGCAATCTCCTGGGAACGTGGTGGTAGCAGTGGGGGAGCCAGCAGTAATGGAATGCGTGCCCCCTAAGGGTCACCCAGAGCCTTTGGTGACCTGGAAGAAGGGCAATACAAAGcttaaggaagaggagggaaggatcacc ATACGTGGAGGAAAGCTGATGATGTCACATACATTCAAGAGTGATGCtggcatgtacatgtgtgtagccTCCAACATGGCTGGAGAACGAGAGAGTGGGGCAGCTGAACTTGTGGTACTGG AGCGTCCCTCATTTCTGCGTAGACCAATAAACCAGGTTGTCCTGGCTGATGCCCCTGTGAATTTCCTGTGTGAGGTGCAGGGAGATCCCCAGCCCAATCTACGCTGGCGCAAGGATGATGGGGAGCTGCCCACTGGCAG GTATGAGATTCGGAGTGACCACAGCCTTTGGATCGAGCAAGTGAGTGCTGAAGACGAGGGGACTTACACCTGTGTGGCAGAAAACAGTGTGGGCCGAGCAGAGGCATCTGGCTCCCTCAGTGTTCACG tcccaccacAGTTTGTGACTAAGCCCCAGAACCAGACAGCAGCTCCTGGAGAAAACGTGTCTTTCCAATGTGAGACCAAAGGAAACCCACCACCTGCCATCTTCTGGCAGAAGGAAGGGAGTCAA GTCTTGCTTTTCCCTAGTCAGTCACTCCAGCCCATGGGACGCCTCTTAGTCTCTCCAAGAGGCCAGCTCAACATCACTGAAGTAAAGATCGGGGATGGTGGCTACTATGTGTGCCAGGCTGTCAGTGTGGCTGGTAGCATCCTGGCTAAGGCCCTGTTAGAGATAAAAGGAG cctccaTAGATGGACTACCTCCCATCATTCTCCAGGGACCAGCCAATCAGACATTGGTACTTGGCTCTTCTGTGTGGCTGCCATGCAGAGTGATTGGAAACCCTCAGCCCAATGTCCAATGGAAGAAGGATGAGACGTGGCTGCAGGGGGATAACTCACAGTTCAACTTAATGGACAACGGCACACTATACATTGCCAGTGTACAG GAGATGGACATGGGTTTCTACAGCTGTGTGGCCAAGAGTTCCATAGGGGAGGCCACATGGAATAGCTGGCTTAGGAAGCGAG AACATTGGGGAGCATCACCAGGTCCAGCAACAGAACCCGGTAATCCTCCAGGCCCTCCCTCTCAGCCAATAGTCACAGAGGTAACCACAAACAGCATTACCTTGACCTGGAAGCCCAATCCACAGTCTGGGGCCAGAGCTACCTCCTATGTGATAGAGGCCTTCAG CCAAGCAGCTGGCAACACGTGGCGGACGGTGGCAGATGGGGTACAGCTGGAAACGCACACCGTCAGCGGCCTGCAGCCCAATACCATCTACCTATTCCTCGTGAGAGCTGTTGGAGCCTGGGGCCTCAGTGAACCCAGTCCTGTCTCTGAGCCTGTTCAAACCCAGG ACAGCAGCCTATCTAGGCCAGTGGAGGACCCGTGGAAAGGCCAGCAAGGACTGGCTGAAGTGGCCGTGCGAATGCAGGAGCCCATAGTCCTTGGACCCAGAACTCTGCAGGTGTCCTGGACT gTAGAGGGCCCTGGCCAGCTGGTTCAGGGATTCCGTGTGTCTTGGAGGATTGCAGGCCTTGACCAGGGAAGCTGGACAGCGCTAGACGTACAGAGTCCACACAAGCAAAGTACTGTGCTAAGAGGCCTCCCCCCAGGGTCCCAAATACAGATCAAGGTGCAAGTCCAAGgccaggaggggctgggggctgAAAGCCCCTCTGTGACCCGGAGCATTCCTGAAGAGG CCCCCAGTGGCCCCCCTCAGGGAGTGGCTGTGGCCTTGGGGGGTGATCGCAACAGCAGTATCACTGTATCCTGGGAGCCTCCACTTCCCTCCCAGCAAAATGGGGTTATCACTGAATACCAG ATCTGGTGCCTGGGTAATGAAAGCCGATTCCACCTCAATCGATCTGCAGCAGGCTGGGCACGCTCTGTGATGTTCCGGGGACTGCTACCGGGCCTGCTCTATAGAGCCATAGTGGCAGCAGCTACCAGCGCTGGCGTGGGCGTGGCCAGTGCCCCAGTGCTAGTGCAGCTGC CATTCCCTCCGGTTGCGGAGCCCGGGCCTGAGGTCAGCGAGGGGCTGGCGGAACGGTTGTCTAGGGTGCTGCGGAAGCCTGCTTTCCTGGCTGGCAGCAGCGCGGCCTGTGGGGCGCTGCTTCTCGGGCTCTGCGCCGCCCTCTATCGGCGCCAGAAGCAACGCAAAGAGCTCAGTCATTATACCG CCTCCTTTGCCTACACACCTGCAG TGTCCTTTCCACACTCAGAGGGCCTTTCTGGATCCAGTTCCAG GCCACCCATGGGCCTTGGCCCTGCTGCCTACCCATGGCTGGCAGACTCCTGGCCCCACCCATCTCGAAGTCCCTCAGCTCAGGAACCCCGGGGGAGCTGCTGCCCCAGCAATCCTGATCCAGATGATAGATACTACAATG agGCAGGAATCTCCCTGTACTTGGCTCAGACTGCACGGGGTGCTAATGCCCCTGGCGAGGGTCCTGTCTACAGCACCATTGACCCAGTAGGGGAAGAGCTACAGACCTTCCACGGAGGGTTCCCTCAACATTCTTCTGGGGACCCAAGCACCTGGAGCCAGTATGCTCCCCCCGAATGGAGCGAGGGGGACAGTG gaGCCAGGGGAGGCAAAGGGAAGCTTCTAGGCAAACCTGTGCAGATGCCCTCTTTGAGCTGGCCAGAAGCCCTGCCGCCACCTCCCCCTTCCTGTGAATTGAGCTGCCCAGAGGGGCCTGAGGAGGAGCTGAAGGGCAG TTCAGATCTGGAAGAGTGGTGCCCACCAATGCCTGAGAAAAAACACTTGATTGACTCACGTTCCAGTGGTGCGTGCATGGTGGCTCCAGCCCGAGGGGAAACTCCCTCCCCTACCTCTTCTTACGGACAGCAGTCCACAGCCACTCTTACCCCCTCACCTCCTGACCCTCCCCAGCCCCCTAGCGACATCCCACATCTCCATCAGATGCCCAG GAGGGTGCCCCTTGGACCAAGTTCTCCTCTCAGCGTATCCCAGCCTGCTCTGAGTAGCCATGATGGAAGGCCTGTTGGCCTGGGTGCTGGCCCTATAGTCTCTTATCACCCTAGCCCCAGTCCTGTCCCTAGTACAGCCAGCAGTGCACCAG GGAGAACTCGCCAGgtaactggagagatgactccccCACTCCATGGACACCGTGCCCGAATCCGGAAGAAAACCAAGGCTCTTCCACATAGAAGGGAACACAGTCCTGGGG ACTTGCCCCCACCACCCTTGCCACCACCAGAGGAAGAGACGAGCTGGCCCTTGGGTCTGAGAGCAGCAGGCAGCATGTCTTCCCTAGAGCGAGAGcacagtggggagaggagagtGGCCCAGGCAGTGCCTCTAGGGGCCCAACCTCCAGGGGCCCAACGTGGCCCCCACCCTGATG CTGCACTTCTGGGTTGTGCTGCAGAAGAGGCCTGGCTTCCATACGGCAGACCAAGCTTCCTGAGCCATGGCCAGGGCACCAGCACCTGCTCTACCGCTGGTAGCAATTCTTCTAGGGGTTCCAACAGCTCTCGAGGTTCTCGGGGCTCTCGGGGCCCTGGACGCAGCCGAAGCCGGAGCCAGAGTCAGAGCCAGAGGCCGGGACGGAATCGCCGACAG GAACCAAGATGA
- the Robo3 gene encoding roundabout homolog 3 — translation MLRYLLKTLLQMNLFADSLAGDITNSSELLFGFNSSLAALNPSLLPPGDPSLNGSRVGPEDAMPRIVEQPPDLLVSRGEPATLPCRAEGRPRPNIEWYKNGARVATAREDPRAHRLLLPSGALFFPRIVHGRRSRPDEGVYTCVARNYLGAAASRNASLEVAVLRDDFRQSPGNVVVAVGEPAVMECVPPKGHPEPLVTWKKGNTKLKEEEGRITIRGGKLMMSHTFKSDAGMYMCVASNMAGERESGAAELVVLERPSFLRRPINQVVLADAPVNFLCEVQGDPQPNLRWRKDDGELPTGRYEIRSDHSLWIEQVSAEDEGTYTCVAENSVGRAEASGSLSVHVPPQFVTKPQNQTAAPGENVSFQCETKGNPPPAIFWQKEGSQVLLFPSQSLQPMGRLLVSPRGQLNITEVKIGDGGYYVCQAVSVAGSILAKALLEIKGASIDGLPPIILQGPANQTLVLGSSVWLPCRVIGNPQPNVQWKKDETWLQGDNSQFNLMDNGTLYIASVQEMDMGFYSCVAKSSIGEATWNSWLRKREHWGASPGPATEPGNPPGPPSQPIVTEVTTNSITLTWKPNPQSGARATSYVIEAFSQAAGNTWRTVADGVQLETHTVSGLQPNTIYLFLVRAVGAWGLSEPSPVSEPVQTQDSSLSRPVEDPWKGQQGLAEVAVRMQEPIVLGPRTLQVSWTVEGPGQLVQGFRVSWRIAGLDQGSWTALDVQSPHKQSTVLRGLPPGSQIQIKVQVQGQEGLGAESPSVTRSIPEEAPSGPPQGVAVALGGDRNSSITVSWEPPLPSQQNGVITEYQIWCLGNESRFHLNRSAAGWARSVMFRGLLPGLLYRAIVAAATSAGVGVASAPVLVQLPFPPVAEPGPEVSEGLAERLSRVLRKPAFLAGSSAACGALLLGLCAALYRRQKQRKELSHYTASFAYTPAVSFPHSEGLSGSSSRPPMGLGPAAYPWLADSWPHPSRSPSAQEPRGSCCPSNPDPDDRYYNEAGISLYLAQTARGANAPGEGPVYSTIDPVGEELQTFHGGFPQHSSGDPSTWSQYAPPEWSEGDSGARGGKGKLLGKPVQMPSLSWPEALPPPPPSCELSCPEGPEEELKGSSDLEEWCPPMPEKKHLIDSRSSGACMVAPARGETPSPTSSYGQQSTATLTPSPPDPPQPPSDIPHLHQMPRRVPLGPSSPLSVSQPALSSHDGRPVGLGAGPIVSYHPSPSPVPSTASSAPGRTRQVTGEMTPPLHGHRARIRKKTKALPHRREHSPGDLPPPPLPPPEEETSWPLGLRAAGSMSSLEREHSGERRVAQAVPLGAQPPGAQRGPHPDAALLGCAAEEAWLPYGRPSFLSHGQGTSTCSTAGSNSSRGSNSSRGSRGSRGPGRSRSRSQSQSQRPGRNRRQEPR, via the exons ATGCTGCGCTACCTGCTTAAAACACTACTACAGATGAACTTGTTCGCGGACTCCCTGGCGGGAGACATCACCAACTCCAGCGAGCTACTCTTCGGTTTCAACTCCTCGCTGGCAGCGCTCAACCCTAGCCTGCTTCCTCCTGGAGACCCCTCTCTCAATG GGTCAAGAGTTGGACCCGAGGATGCCATGCCACGCATCGTGGAGCAGCCGCCAGATCTGCTCGTTTCCAGGGGCGAGCCGGCCACTCTGCCCTGCCGTGCTGAAGGCCGGCCTCGACCCAACATCGAGTGGTACAAGAATGGGGCGCGCGTGGCCACTGCACGCGAGGATCCGCGGGCTCACCGCCTGCTGCTGCCCAGCGGCGCCCTCTTCTTTCCCCGCATCGTGCACGGGCGTCGCTCTCGGCCTGACGAGGGTGTCTACACCTGTGTGGCTCGCAACTACCTGGGAGCAGCGGCTAGCAGAAACGCCTCTCTGGAAGTAGCTG TCCTCCGAGACGATTTCCGGCAATCTCCTGGGAACGTGGTGGTAGCAGTGGGGGAGCCAGCAGTAATGGAATGCGTGCCCCCTAAGGGTCACCCAGAGCCTTTGGTGACCTGGAAGAAGGGCAATACAAAGcttaaggaagaggagggaaggatcacc ATACGTGGAGGAAAGCTGATGATGTCACATACATTCAAGAGTGATGCtggcatgtacatgtgtgtagccTCCAACATGGCTGGAGAACGAGAGAGTGGGGCAGCTGAACTTGTGGTACTGG AGCGTCCCTCATTTCTGCGTAGACCAATAAACCAGGTTGTCCTGGCTGATGCCCCTGTGAATTTCCTGTGTGAGGTGCAGGGAGATCCCCAGCCCAATCTACGCTGGCGCAAGGATGATGGGGAGCTGCCCACTGGCAG GTATGAGATTCGGAGTGACCACAGCCTTTGGATCGAGCAAGTGAGTGCTGAAGACGAGGGGACTTACACCTGTGTGGCAGAAAACAGTGTGGGCCGAGCAGAGGCATCTGGCTCCCTCAGTGTTCACG tcccaccacAGTTTGTGACTAAGCCCCAGAACCAGACAGCAGCTCCTGGAGAAAACGTGTCTTTCCAATGTGAGACCAAAGGAAACCCACCACCTGCCATCTTCTGGCAGAAGGAAGGGAGTCAA GTCTTGCTTTTCCCTAGTCAGTCACTCCAGCCCATGGGACGCCTCTTAGTCTCTCCAAGAGGCCAGCTCAACATCACTGAAGTAAAGATCGGGGATGGTGGCTACTATGTGTGCCAGGCTGTCAGTGTGGCTGGTAGCATCCTGGCTAAGGCCCTGTTAGAGATAAAAGGAG cctccaTAGATGGACTACCTCCCATCATTCTCCAGGGACCAGCCAATCAGACATTGGTACTTGGCTCTTCTGTGTGGCTGCCATGCAGAGTGATTGGAAACCCTCAGCCCAATGTCCAATGGAAGAAGGATGAGACGTGGCTGCAGGGGGATAACTCACAGTTCAACTTAATGGACAACGGCACACTATACATTGCCAGTGTACAG GAGATGGACATGGGTTTCTACAGCTGTGTGGCCAAGAGTTCCATAGGGGAGGCCACATGGAATAGCTGGCTTAGGAAGCGAG AACATTGGGGAGCATCACCAGGTCCAGCAACAGAACCCGGTAATCCTCCAGGCCCTCCCTCTCAGCCAATAGTCACAGAGGTAACCACAAACAGCATTACCTTGACCTGGAAGCCCAATCCACAGTCTGGGGCCAGAGCTACCTCCTATGTGATAGAGGCCTTCAG CCAAGCAGCTGGCAACACGTGGCGGACGGTGGCAGATGGGGTACAGCTGGAAACGCACACCGTCAGCGGCCTGCAGCCCAATACCATCTACCTATTCCTCGTGAGAGCTGTTGGAGCCTGGGGCCTCAGTGAACCCAGTCCTGTCTCTGAGCCTGTTCAAACCCAGG ACAGCAGCCTATCTAGGCCAGTGGAGGACCCGTGGAAAGGCCAGCAAGGACTGGCTGAAGTGGCCGTGCGAATGCAGGAGCCCATAGTCCTTGGACCCAGAACTCTGCAGGTGTCCTGGACT gTAGAGGGCCCTGGCCAGCTGGTTCAGGGATTCCGTGTGTCTTGGAGGATTGCAGGCCTTGACCAGGGAAGCTGGACAGCGCTAGACGTACAGAGTCCACACAAGCAAAGTACTGTGCTAAGAGGCCTCCCCCCAGGGTCCCAAATACAGATCAAGGTGCAAGTCCAAGgccaggaggggctgggggctgAAAGCCCCTCTGTGACCCGGAGCATTCCTGAAGAGG CCCCCAGTGGCCCCCCTCAGGGAGTGGCTGTGGCCTTGGGGGGTGATCGCAACAGCAGTATCACTGTATCCTGGGAGCCTCCACTTCCCTCCCAGCAAAATGGGGTTATCACTGAATACCAG ATCTGGTGCCTGGGTAATGAAAGCCGATTCCACCTCAATCGATCTGCAGCAGGCTGGGCACGCTCTGTGATGTTCCGGGGACTGCTACCGGGCCTGCTCTATAGAGCCATAGTGGCAGCAGCTACCAGCGCTGGCGTGGGCGTGGCCAGTGCCCCAGTGCTAGTGCAGCTGC CATTCCCTCCGGTTGCGGAGCCCGGGCCTGAGGTCAGCGAGGGGCTGGCGGAACGGTTGTCTAGGGTGCTGCGGAAGCCTGCTTTCCTGGCTGGCAGCAGCGCGGCCTGTGGGGCGCTGCTTCTCGGGCTCTGCGCCGCCCTCTATCGGCGCCAGAAGCAACGCAAAGAGCTCAGTCATTATACCG CCTCCTTTGCCTACACACCTGCAG TGTCCTTTCCACACTCAGAGGGCCTTTCTGGATCCAGTTCCAG GCCACCCATGGGCCTTGGCCCTGCTGCCTACCCATGGCTGGCAGACTCCTGGCCCCACCCATCTCGAAGTCCCTCAGCTCAGGAACCCCGGGGGAGCTGCTGCCCCAGCAATCCTGATCCAGATGATAGATACTACAATG agGCAGGAATCTCCCTGTACTTGGCTCAGACTGCACGGGGTGCTAATGCCCCTGGCGAGGGTCCTGTCTACAGCACCATTGACCCAGTAGGGGAAGAGCTACAGACCTTCCACGGAGGGTTCCCTCAACATTCTTCTGGGGACCCAAGCACCTGGAGCCAGTATGCTCCCCCCGAATGGAGCGAGGGGGACAGTG gaGCCAGGGGAGGCAAAGGGAAGCTTCTAGGCAAACCTGTGCAGATGCCCTCTTTGAGCTGGCCAGAAGCCCTGCCGCCACCTCCCCCTTCCTGTGAATTGAGCTGCCCAGAGGGGCCTGAGGAGGAGCTGAAGGGCAG TTCAGATCTGGAAGAGTGGTGCCCACCAATGCCTGAGAAAAAACACTTGATTGACTCACGTTCCAGTGGTGCGTGCATGGTGGCTCCAGCCCGAGGGGAAACTCCCTCCCCTACCTCTTCTTACGGACAGCAGTCCACAGCCACTCTTACCCCCTCACCTCCTGACCCTCCCCAGCCCCCTAGCGACATCCCACATCTCCATCAGATGCCCAG GAGGGTGCCCCTTGGACCAAGTTCTCCTCTCAGCGTATCCCAGCCTGCTCTGAGTAGCCATGATGGAAGGCCTGTTGGCCTGGGTGCTGGCCCTATAGTCTCTTATCACCCTAGCCCCAGTCCTGTCCCTAGTACAGCCAGCAGTGCACCAG GGAGAACTCGCCAGgtaactggagagatgactccccCACTCCATGGACACCGTGCCCGAATCCGGAAGAAAACCAAGGCTCTTCCACATAGAAGGGAACACAGTCCTGGGG ACTTGCCCCCACCACCCTTGCCACCACCAGAGGAAGAGACGAGCTGGCCCTTGGGTCTGAGAGCAGCAGGCAGCATGTCTTCCCTAGAGCGAGAGcacagtggggagaggagagtGGCCCAGGCAGTGCCTCTAGGGGCCCAACCTCCAGGGGCCCAACGTGGCCCCCACCCTGATG CTGCACTTCTGGGTTGTGCTGCAGAAGAGGCCTGGCTTCCATACGGCAGACCAAGCTTCCTGAGCCATGGCCAGGGCACCAGCACCTGCTCTACCGCTGGTAGCAATTCTTCTAGGGGTTCCAACAGCTCTCGAGGTTCTCGGGGCTCTCGGGGCCCTGGACGCAGCCGAAGCCGGAGCCAGAGTCAGAGCCAGAGGCCGGGACGGAATCGCCGACAG GAACCAAGATGA